A section of the Deinococcus taeanensis genome encodes:
- a CDS encoding MBL fold metallo-hydrolase: MTDAAPTPTRHTTSGGARVYTLPVRAFPHFQANVYLTVLGDPQAPAYTALVDTGSHHPDSLADLTAAFSRVRSEHGEAVTWDALRRIIITHPHPDHVGGLSALRELTHAPAAAYHGAAPLIEHPDALAHAWLTAPDAQAAWLGLPAGSELDTRIRRRGRTPLLPRGVLVATPLHDGDTLDSVFQVIHTPGHEGNQLCLRLHDLLLSADHLLPLNSPPLMPGRFQRGAGLTAYLSSLDRTETLHGVTLALGGHDGPMPNWRGRIQALRDRYADKLRLLLEATTRPVTIHDLLGLLHPRLRTMQAVLLLDQTAALAEHLTTRGQLTETAREDGAALFTRA, encoded by the coding sequence ATGACCGACGCCGCTCCGACCCCCACGCGGCATACCACGAGCGGCGGAGCGCGCGTGTACACCCTCCCGGTGCGGGCCTTCCCGCACTTCCAGGCCAACGTGTACCTCACCGTACTGGGCGACCCGCAGGCCCCCGCCTACACCGCGCTGGTGGACACCGGCAGCCACCACCCGGACAGTCTCGCGGACCTGACCGCGGCGTTCAGCAGGGTCCGAAGCGAACACGGCGAGGCCGTGACCTGGGACGCCCTGCGCCGCATCATCATCACCCACCCCCACCCGGACCACGTCGGGGGCCTGAGCGCCCTGCGTGAGCTGACCCACGCGCCCGCCGCCGCGTACCACGGAGCGGCGCCCCTCATTGAACACCCGGACGCCCTGGCACACGCCTGGCTCACCGCGCCCGACGCGCAGGCCGCCTGGCTGGGGCTGCCCGCTGGCAGCGAACTCGATACCCGCATCCGGCGGCGCGGCCGCACCCCTCTGCTGCCGCGCGGCGTTCTGGTCGCCACTCCCCTGCACGACGGCGACACCCTCGACAGCGTCTTCCAGGTGATTCACACCCCCGGTCATGAAGGCAACCAGCTGTGCCTGCGCCTGCACGACCTGCTGCTCAGCGCCGATCACCTGCTGCCCCTCAATTCCCCACCCCTGATGCCAGGCCGCTTCCAGCGCGGCGCTGGCCTCACCGCCTACCTGAGCTCACTGGACCGCACCGAAACCCTGCACGGCGTGACCCTCGCCCTGGGCGGGCACGACGGCCCCATGCCCAACTGGCGGGGCCGCATTCAGGCGCTGCGCGACCGGTACGCCGACAAGCTCCGCCTCCTCCTTGAGGCCACCACGCGCCCCGTCACCATCCACGACCTGCTCGGCCTCCTGCACCCGCGCCTGCGGACCATGCAGGCGGTGCTGCTGCTCGACCAGACCGCCGCTCTCGCCGAGCACCTCACCACGCGCGGTCAGCTGACCGAAACGGCCCGCGAGGACGGCGCGGCGCTGTTCACGCGCGCATGA
- a CDS encoding trimeric intracellular cation channel family protein — protein sequence MHELLWAPVTLEAGLHALDLLGVLAFAMSGALLGVRKRFDLFGVLVLGCVTAVGGGAIRDTLTGQTPPLFLRDESYLWAALLGSALAFLFGARLARFERTLSVFDTAGLALFAASGAVGAINFGLGPLGVVFTGMLSGVGGGVIRDLIANEVPEIMYRSEQLYATAAAAGALTVWILSAHVTPFQAQFSGALVVVALRWLSRRGWVKLPVRRLPEG from the coding sequence GTGCATGAACTCCTGTGGGCTCCCGTCACCCTGGAAGCAGGCCTGCACGCCCTGGACCTGCTGGGCGTGCTGGCTTTCGCCATGTCCGGCGCACTGCTGGGCGTACGCAAACGCTTTGATCTGTTCGGGGTGCTCGTGCTGGGCTGCGTGACCGCCGTGGGCGGCGGCGCCATCCGCGACACCCTGACCGGACAGACCCCACCCCTGTTCCTGCGGGACGAATCGTACCTGTGGGCGGCGCTGCTGGGGTCCGCACTGGCCTTCCTGTTCGGCGCGCGCCTCGCGCGTTTCGAGCGCACCCTCAGCGTGTTCGATACAGCGGGCCTGGCGCTGTTCGCGGCGTCCGGCGCAGTCGGCGCCATCAACTTCGGACTGGGGCCGCTGGGCGTGGTGTTCACCGGCATGCTCTCCGGCGTGGGCGGCGGCGTGATCCGCGACCTGATCGCCAACGAAGTTCCGGAAATCATGTACCGCAGCGAGCAGCTGTACGCCACAGCCGCCGCCGCCGGCGCCTTGACCGTGTGGATCCTGTCCGCACACGTCACGCCATTTCAGGCCCAGTTCAGCGGCGCGCTCGTCGTGGTGGCGCTGCGCTGGCTGTCCCGCCGCGGCTGGGTGAAGCTTCCCGTACGCCGCCTGCCTGAAGGCTGA
- the rpmF gene encoding 50S ribosomal protein L32, translating to MAKHPVPKKKTSKSKRDMRRSHHALVAPNLTECPQCHAKKLSHHICPSCGFYDGRQVLAV from the coding sequence ATGGCCAAGCACCCCGTTCCCAAGAAGAAGACCAGCAAGAGCAAGCGCGACATGCGCCGTAGCCACCACGCCCTCGTCGCGCCCAACCTGACCGAGTGCCCCCAGTGCCACGCGAAGAAGCTCAGCCACCACATCTGCCCCAGCTGCGGTTTCTACGACGGCCGCCAGGTGCTTGCGGTCTGA
- a CDS encoding AIM24 family protein: MEFTWRGSTERELSAQGHRLEVIEYSAEPMEAALVGYHQTLSRPDRWRQLAVHVSPGSGVGNAVLEPGALQYLRGNLDMQAVNAGGGSGLGGFLRGAVTAAATGEGLYKTAFKGSGVLYTEPTRLHLLLGELHGEGLIVDDGAFVACVGDLTVGRHVNQGFAQMAGSGEGRVQPKLTGRGLFALQSPVPPEEFQVLELQGDTLKVDGNLVVAYTDGLEFRVERSARGLLGSGKTGEGFVQAFRGTGRVWLAPTLPLHQG, translated from the coding sequence ATGGAATTCACCTGGAGGGGCAGCACGGAACGGGAACTGAGCGCGCAGGGCCACCGCCTGGAAGTCATCGAGTACAGCGCCGAACCCATGGAAGCCGCGCTGGTCGGGTACCACCAGACGCTCAGTCGCCCGGACCGCTGGCGGCAGCTGGCGGTGCACGTCTCCCCCGGTTCGGGTGTCGGCAACGCCGTGCTGGAGCCCGGCGCGCTGCAGTACCTGCGCGGCAACCTGGACATGCAGGCGGTGAACGCCGGAGGCGGCAGCGGTCTGGGCGGGTTCCTGCGCGGCGCAGTGACGGCCGCCGCGACCGGCGAGGGCCTGTACAAGACGGCCTTCAAGGGAAGCGGCGTGCTGTACACCGAGCCCACGCGCCTGCACCTGCTGCTGGGGGAACTGCACGGCGAAGGCCTGATTGTGGATGACGGGGCGTTCGTGGCGTGCGTGGGGGACCTCACGGTGGGCCGGCACGTGAACCAGGGGTTCGCGCAGATGGCCGGCAGCGGCGAGGGCCGCGTGCAGCCCAAACTCACCGGGCGCGGCCTGTTCGCCCTGCAGAGTCCCGTTCCACCCGAGGAGTTCCAGGTGCTGGAGTTGCAGGGCGACACCCTGAAGGTGGACGGCAACCTGGTGGTGGCCTACACGGACGGCCTGGAGTTCCGGGTGGAGCGCAGTGCCCGCGGCCTGCTGGGCAGCGGGAAGACCGGTGAGGGGTTCGTGCAGGCCTTCCGCGGCACGGGTCGCGTCTGGCTCGCCCCGACCCTGCCGCTGCACCAGGGCTGA
- a CDS encoding AAA family ATPase produces the protein MTIPEPLTLWHELEAAVRHTLTHNELAQGGLLIAALSALAVQARTLPAQLLSSLKNRFTVTLDVQGDDAAFPWLAAWLAAQPVGRHLRHLGVVTRFNEQMGGQNLNLGVDRDGDEVNVRLVPLSGQVLLRYRGHWLLARPARTQRQAGSGMLGGFSHSLTFRMLSGARAVLPELLRDAYESTAGRSDGRVEIHVPEYQGWSLAERRPARPLGSLIYAPGLLDTLQDDLAAFFRDREWYAGMGIPYRRGYLLHGPPGNGKSSLVAALAGQFGLNVCVLNLATPDLTDDRLTSLLSGLPRRALLLLEDIDAVFVGREPRAPGVKLSFNGLLNALDGVAAGEGRVTFMTTNDLGGLDAALIRPGRADRHVHLGNAARTQVQGMLRRFWPDWTPGQVETLAAQVPDGLLSMARVQEYLLERRADPDAVARDWAQLVTPPCPTRLRLQRAG, from the coding sequence ATGACGATTCCTGAACCCCTGACCCTCTGGCATGAGCTGGAGGCCGCTGTCCGTCACACCCTCACGCACAACGAACTTGCGCAGGGCGGCCTGCTCATCGCGGCGCTCAGTGCGCTGGCCGTGCAGGCCAGGACCCTGCCCGCGCAGCTGCTGAGCAGCCTGAAGAACCGCTTCACGGTGACGCTCGACGTTCAGGGTGACGACGCCGCGTTTCCCTGGCTGGCCGCGTGGCTGGCCGCGCAGCCCGTCGGGCGGCACCTGCGGCACCTGGGCGTCGTGACGCGCTTCAACGAGCAGATGGGCGGCCAGAACCTGAACCTCGGCGTGGACCGTGACGGGGACGAAGTGAACGTGCGGCTCGTTCCGCTGAGCGGGCAGGTGCTGCTGCGCTACCGCGGGCACTGGCTGCTGGCCCGCCCGGCACGCACGCAGCGGCAGGCCGGGAGCGGCATGCTGGGCGGGTTCAGCCACAGCCTCACGTTCCGCATGCTGTCCGGCGCGCGGGCCGTGCTGCCGGAGCTGCTGCGCGACGCGTACGAAAGCACCGCCGGGCGCAGCGACGGCCGCGTGGAGATTCACGTTCCGGAATACCAGGGCTGGTCGCTGGCCGAGCGCCGTCCTGCCCGCCCGCTCGGCAGCCTGATCTACGCCCCGGGCCTGCTGGACACCCTTCAGGATGACCTGGCGGCGTTCTTCCGGGACCGTGAGTGGTACGCGGGGATGGGCATTCCGTACCGGCGCGGGTACCTGCTGCACGGCCCGCCCGGCAACGGCAAGAGCAGCCTGGTCGCGGCGCTCGCCGGACAGTTCGGGCTGAACGTGTGCGTGCTGAACCTCGCGACGCCTGACCTCACCGACGACCGCCTGACCAGCCTGCTGAGTGGCCTGCCGCGGCGCGCGCTGCTGCTGCTCGAAGACATCGACGCGGTCTTCGTGGGCCGCGAGCCGCGCGCACCGGGTGTGAAATTGTCCTTCAACGGGCTGCTCAACGCCCTGGACGGCGTGGCTGCCGGGGAGGGCCGGGTGACATTCATGACCACCAACGACCTGGGCGGCCTGGACGCCGCGCTGATCCGTCCGGGCCGCGCCGACCGGCACGTGCACCTCGGGAACGCCGCGCGGACGCAGGTGCAGGGCATGCTGCGCCGCTTCTGGCCCGACTGGACGCCCGGGCAGGTGGAAACCCTGGCGGCGCAGGTGCCTGACGGCCTGCTGAGCATGGCGCGCGTGCAGGAGTACCTGCTTGAACGCCGGGCCGACCCGGACGCCGTGGCGCGTGACTGGGCGCAGCTGGTCACGCCCCCCTGCCCGACGCGGCTGCGCCTGCAGCGCGCCGGCTGA
- a CDS encoding AEC family transporter, with amino-acid sequence MIQALSNVLLPVMLVAGLGAVLAARFPIDQATMARVTLYLLSPALVLNVLLTTPVQLGEVLSMGSAYALTVAGCLGLGWLTGLGRPQAERRSLTASVGIWNSGNMGLPIALFAFGQAGFARATLLFLMSFVGMYVIAPFVYSAGLRGPAHAQVGAGPGTLVLNVLRLPAVWMVVLGVTLRALHVTLPEGLSRGVELLAQATLPVVLLSLGLQLGAGGWPRLDARVWLATAARLIGGPLLGLGAGLLCGLRGDTLGVLVLSASMPTAVNALLIAREYGGDTDTVARTAFLSTLCSVLTIAAVVAALPRLA; translated from the coding sequence GTGATTCAGGCCCTGAGCAACGTGCTGCTGCCCGTCATGCTGGTCGCCGGACTGGGGGCGGTGCTGGCCGCCCGTTTTCCCATTGATCAGGCGACGATGGCGCGGGTCACGCTGTACCTGCTCTCCCCGGCGCTGGTGCTAAACGTGCTGCTGACCACGCCAGTGCAGCTGGGCGAGGTGCTGTCGATGGGCTCGGCGTACGCGCTGACCGTGGCAGGCTGCCTGGGTCTGGGCTGGCTGACCGGACTGGGCCGGCCGCAGGCCGAGCGGCGCAGCCTGACCGCTTCGGTGGGCATATGGAACAGCGGGAATATGGGCCTGCCGATCGCGCTGTTTGCGTTCGGGCAGGCCGGGTTCGCGCGGGCCACGTTGCTGTTCCTCATGTCGTTCGTGGGCATGTACGTGATCGCGCCGTTCGTGTACAGCGCCGGACTGCGCGGGCCGGCGCACGCCCAGGTCGGTGCGGGGCCGGGAACGCTCGTCCTGAACGTACTGCGCCTGCCTGCCGTGTGGATGGTCGTTCTCGGCGTGACACTGCGGGCCCTGCACGTGACCCTCCCTGAAGGCCTGTCGCGGGGGGTGGAGCTGCTGGCGCAGGCCACCCTGCCCGTGGTGCTGCTGTCCCTGGGCCTGCAACTGGGTGCGGGCGGCTGGCCGCGCCTGGACGCCCGGGTGTGGCTGGCAACGGCGGCGCGGCTGATCGGCGGTCCACTGCTGGGCCTGGGTGCGGGACTGCTGTGCGGCCTGCGCGGGGACACGCTCGGGGTGCTGGTCCTGTCGGCAAGCATGCCGACAGCCGTGAACGCCCTGCTGATCGCGCGGGAGTACGGTGGGGATACAGACACGGTGGCCCGCACGGCGTTTCTCAGCACGCTGTGCAGCGTGCTGACGATCGCGGCGGTGGTGGCGGCACTTCCCCGTCTGGCCTGA
- the hemW gene encoding radical SAM family heme chaperone HemW — MTVPAPVSPTPALDPVVRHLYVHVPFCPTICPYCDFHVLTRRAGLVERYLRRLEEEAAQLAGTYRVDLDTVYLGGGTPSFLRDEELQALVGSVQRHLGWGRVENTLEVNPGTVSEARAAHWQALGFDRASVGVQSLDDATLRFLGRQHDAAQARDAVTTLVRRGVRVSGDLITAVPGQPLAADIDGLVNLGVGHVSAYTLTIEPGTEFARRGVTVEEDDERRGFEETQARLDALGFTRYEVSNYARPGQASRHNLAYWQGRTYLGLGPGAAGHYPAGEGGGRAEDGRPVLTTRRTNPHLHEWLTGEQGEVEAIDAREFVTDALFMGLRLRAGVDLADLSRRSGLNVREAYAAPIEANVGRGLLVLDGNQLRATPNGWWVLNRVVTDFLDL; from the coding sequence GTGACCGTGCCTGCCCCCGTCTCCCCCACCCCGGCCCTGGATCCGGTGGTGCGGCACCTGTACGTGCACGTGCCGTTCTGTCCGACCATCTGCCCGTACTGTGATTTTCACGTGCTGACGCGCCGCGCCGGACTGGTCGAGCGGTACCTGCGGCGGCTGGAGGAAGAGGCCGCGCAGCTGGCCGGAACGTACCGCGTGGATCTGGACACCGTGTACCTGGGGGGCGGCACGCCGAGCTTCCTGCGGGATGAGGAACTGCAGGCGCTGGTGGGAAGCGTCCAGCGTCACCTGGGCTGGGGCCGCGTGGAGAACACGCTGGAGGTGAATCCCGGCACGGTGAGTGAGGCGCGCGCGGCACACTGGCAGGCGCTGGGATTTGACCGGGCGAGCGTGGGGGTGCAGAGCCTGGACGACGCCACGCTGCGGTTCCTGGGGCGTCAGCATGACGCGGCGCAGGCGCGGGACGCCGTGACGACCCTGGTCAGGCGGGGCGTGCGGGTGAGCGGTGACCTGATCACGGCCGTGCCGGGGCAGCCGCTCGCGGCGGACATTGACGGGCTGGTGAACCTCGGGGTGGGGCACGTGAGCGCGTACACACTGACCATCGAGCCCGGTACGGAGTTTGCGCGCCGCGGCGTGACTGTCGAGGAGGACGATGAGCGGCGCGGGTTCGAGGAGACGCAGGCGCGTCTGGATGCGCTGGGTTTCACGCGGTACGAGGTGAGCAACTACGCGCGGCCCGGACAGGCGTCCCGGCACAATCTCGCGTACTGGCAGGGCCGCACGTACCTGGGCCTGGGGCCGGGCGCGGCCGGGCATTACCCGGCCGGTGAGGGGGGCGGGCGCGCGGAGGATGGGCGGCCGGTGCTGACGACCCGGCGCACGAATCCGCACCTGCACGAGTGGCTGACGGGCGAACAGGGTGAGGTGGAGGCCATCGACGCGCGGGAGTTCGTGACGGACGCGCTGTTCATGGGCCTGCGCCTGCGCGCGGGGGTGGACCTGGCGGACCTGTCGCGCCGCAGCGGCCTGAACGTCCGCGAGGCGTACGCCGCGCCGATTGAGGCGAATGTGGGGCGGGGCCTGCTGGTCCTGGATGGGAATCAGCTGCGCGCCACGCCGAACGGCTGGTGGGTTCTGAACCGCGTGGTGACGGATTTCCTGGACCTCTGA
- a CDS encoding TetR/AcrR family transcriptional regulator, translated as MTRPPDPDATTDAILDATLDVLGRAGLRGATTRAIAAQAGVNEVTLFRRYGTKAALIRAALLRQAQGLGARGVHDTGNLHHDLVTLVRAYQEALTRVGPVLGVLLTELPRHPDYLPVLDGPKALFGQVGALLGAYQARGQLRPEPLGTQLPALIGPLVLPYLLAPSVTGLLQADLPGAGPLAPDADAHVQAFLRGRAP; from the coding sequence ATGACCCGTCCACCTGACCCCGACGCCACCACCGACGCGATCCTGGACGCCACGCTCGACGTCCTGGGGCGCGCCGGGCTGCGCGGCGCCACCACGCGCGCCATCGCCGCGCAGGCGGGCGTGAACGAGGTCACCCTCTTCCGCCGCTACGGCACCAAGGCGGCGCTGATCCGCGCGGCGCTGCTGCGCCAGGCACAGGGCCTGGGGGCGCGCGGCGTGCACGACACCGGGAACCTGCACCACGACCTCGTAACCCTGGTCCGCGCGTACCAGGAGGCGCTGACGCGGGTGGGGCCGGTCCTGGGCGTGCTGCTGACCGAACTGCCCCGCCACCCGGACTACCTGCCGGTGCTGGACGGCCCGAAGGCGCTGTTCGGGCAGGTGGGCGCGCTGCTCGGCGCCTACCAGGCGCGCGGGCAGCTGCGGCCCGAGCCGCTGGGAACGCAGCTGCCCGCCCTGATCGGCCCGCTGGTCCTGCCGTACCTGCTTGCGCCCAGCGTGACCGGGCTGCTCCAGGCGGACCTGCCCGGCGCAGGCCCCCTCGCCCCGGACGCAGACGCGCACGTGCAGGCGTTCCTGCGCGGCCGCGCGCCCTGA
- a CDS encoding ABC transporter ATP-binding protein: protein MNAIETVKLSRRYGPREVVHPLTLTVPAGSVFGYLGPNGAGKTTTLRLLSGVLAPSGGTGTVAGASLSRPDDVKARIGYANQAASVYPDLTVEENLRFKAALSLGAREVQRAVEDTLDRLGLGAWRRTLAARLSGGWRQRLCIGTAIVHSPQVLFLDEPTAGLDPLARRELWDVIYALTARGTTVFVTTHYMDEAERCQQLALIASGTILARGTPHELRASLGGVRFTLRGPDLPELLRAARAAPGVSGAWIIGDEVRVTAPDASPGAALRALGTAQEVPATLEDVFVAYASALPARPGEARA from the coding sequence ATGAACGCCATCGAGACCGTGAAACTCAGCAGACGCTACGGCCCGCGCGAGGTCGTCCACCCCCTGACCCTGACCGTGCCCGCCGGCAGCGTGTTCGGGTACCTCGGCCCGAACGGCGCTGGAAAGACCACCACGCTGCGCCTGCTGAGCGGCGTGCTGGCCCCCAGCGGCGGGACCGGCACGGTCGCCGGGGCCAGCCTGAGCCGCCCGGACGACGTGAAAGCCCGCATCGGGTACGCGAATCAGGCGGCCAGCGTGTACCCGGACCTGACCGTCGAGGAGAACCTGCGCTTCAAGGCTGCGCTGTCCCTCGGCGCGCGTGAGGTCCAGCGCGCCGTGGAGGACACCCTCGACCGCCTGGGGCTGGGTGCGTGGCGGAGGACGCTGGCCGCGCGGCTGTCGGGCGGGTGGCGGCAGCGGCTGTGCATCGGGACGGCCATCGTGCACAGCCCGCAGGTGCTGTTCCTGGACGAGCCCACGGCGGGCCTGGATCCCCTGGCGCGGCGGGAACTGTGGGACGTCATCTACGCGCTGACGGCGCGCGGCACGACCGTGTTCGTCACGACGCATTACATGGACGAAGCGGAACGCTGCCAGCAGCTCGCGCTGATCGCCAGCGGCACCATCCTCGCACGGGGCACGCCGCACGAACTGCGCGCCTCGCTGGGCGGCGTGCGCTTCACGCTGCGCGGCCCGGACCTGCCGGAGCTGCTGCGCGCGGCCCGCGCGGCGCCCGGCGTGAGCGGCGCGTGGATCATCGGGGATGAGGTGCGCGTCACCGCGCCCGACGCCTCCCCCGGCGCGGCCCTGCGCGCCCTGGGGACCGCGCAGGAGGTGCCCGCCACGCTGGAGGACGTGTTCGTCGCGTACGCGTCGGCGCTCCCGGCGCGGCCCGGGGAGGCGCGCGCATGA
- a CDS encoding ABC transporter permease — MTGSTPVGRTLAIARKELLHVRRDAVLPRLIVLLPVVLLLLFGYALNTNVRDIRLAVVDGSRDRVSERITATFRAEDRFEPLTYASEAEALAAARAGQVRAVLTIPPDAQAALRAARPVPFTFAVDGSDPTFAAQARAAAAAATQDLLKSLGAVRAAQGSLSLPAQPTQVTLFNPENRSALYLVPGLSGLILTMICVMLTALAVVRERETGTIEALIATTVRPAEVILGKLLPYFAFGSLDAALVLTLGHWLFGVPMRGSVGLLVLAALLFVVGSLGLGLLISTVARTQPQAMFATLAIILPSVFLSGFLLPLEGLNRLFSGLSSLVPLRYYLQAVRGLMLRGATSDDLRGAFLGLTVFAVVALALASLRFRKTL; from the coding sequence ATGACGGGCTCCACGCCCGTGGGCCGCACGCTGGCGATCGCCCGGAAGGAACTGCTGCACGTGCGGCGAGACGCGGTGCTGCCGCGCCTGATCGTGCTGCTGCCGGTCGTGCTGCTCCTGCTGTTCGGGTACGCGCTGAACACGAACGTCCGCGACATCCGGCTGGCCGTCGTGGACGGGTCACGCGACCGGGTCAGTGAACGCATTACGGCCACCTTCCGCGCCGAGGACCGCTTCGAACCCCTGACGTACGCCAGCGAGGCCGAGGCGCTGGCCGCCGCGCGCGCCGGGCAGGTCCGCGCGGTGCTGACCATCCCGCCGGACGCGCAGGCGGCGCTGCGCGCGGCGCGGCCCGTGCCGTTCACGTTCGCGGTAGACGGCAGCGACCCCACCTTCGCGGCGCAGGCCCGCGCCGCCGCCGCGGCCGCCACGCAGGACCTGCTGAAATCGCTGGGCGCGGTGCGGGCCGCGCAGGGCAGCCTGAGCCTCCCCGCGCAGCCCACCCAGGTCACGCTGTTCAACCCGGAGAACCGCAGCGCGCTGTACCTCGTTCCGGGCCTGTCGGGCCTGATCCTCACGATGATCTGCGTGATGCTCACCGCGCTGGCGGTCGTGCGTGAACGCGAGACCGGCACCATCGAGGCGCTGATCGCCACGACCGTCAGGCCCGCCGAGGTGATTCTCGGGAAGCTGCTGCCGTACTTCGCGTTCGGGTCACTGGACGCCGCGCTGGTCCTCACGCTGGGCCACTGGCTGTTCGGGGTGCCCATGCGCGGCAGCGTGGGCCTGCTGGTCCTTGCGGCGCTGCTGTTCGTGGTGGGCAGCCTGGGCCTGGGTCTGCTGATCTCCACGGTGGCCCGCACGCAGCCGCAGGCGATGTTCGCCACGCTGGCGATCATCCTGCCCAGCGTGTTCCTGAGCGGCTTCCTGCTGCCGCTGGAGGGCCTGAACCGCCTTTTCAGCGGCCTGTCCAGCCTGGTGCCGCTGCGCTACTACCTGCAGGCCGTGCGCGGCCTGATGTTGCGCGGCGCCACCTCGGACGACCTGCGGGGGGCGTTCCTGGGCCTGACGGTGTTTGCAGTCGTGGCGCTGGCGCTGGCCAGCCTGCGTTTCCGCAAGACGCTGTGA
- the lpdA gene encoding dihydrolipoyl dehydrogenase — MTKSYDYDVLVIGAGPGGYHAAIRAAQLGLKVACAEREAVGGVCLNVGCIPTKALLHAGEQIAAARHAADFGLTFGEQRMDIAKLNGWKDGIVKKLTGGVGSLFKANKVAHLTGQASFVDDHTVKVGDKTVTAGSIIIATGSEPAKLPGLDVDQVQIVDSTGALVMPDPVPARMLCVGGGVIGFEFAHVYTNMGSKVKVIEFLPTIIPGADADAVKEFQKAMKKQGIEIAVQTKANRAEKKADGIHVELEDVKTGTKTVEVFDRVLVAVGRRPRTDGLNAQAAGVAVTERGFIPADKQQRTNVPHIYAIGDVASNPMLAHKAMKEGLVAAEVIAGKPAEQDAVAIPGVVYTSPELAWVGLTEQEAKDKGYEVKTGNFPFSASGRAMTLQQTDGFVKMVVEKDTDLLLGVHIVGPHASDLLGEAGLALEMAATASDIALTIHAHPTLGESVLEAAEAVHKQAIHIMNR; from the coding sequence ATGACGAAATCCTATGACTACGACGTGCTCGTGATCGGCGCGGGCCCCGGCGGGTACCACGCCGCGATCCGCGCGGCGCAGCTGGGCCTGAAGGTCGCCTGCGCCGAGCGTGAGGCCGTGGGTGGCGTGTGCCTGAACGTCGGCTGCATTCCCACCAAGGCGCTGCTGCACGCCGGGGAGCAGATCGCGGCCGCGCGGCACGCGGCGGACTTCGGCCTGACCTTCGGCGAACAGCGCATGGACATCGCCAAGCTGAACGGCTGGAAAGACGGCATCGTGAAGAAACTGACCGGCGGCGTTGGCAGCCTGTTCAAGGCGAACAAGGTCGCGCACCTGACCGGGCAGGCCAGCTTCGTGGACGACCACACCGTCAAGGTGGGGGACAAGACCGTCACGGCCGGCAGCATCATCATCGCGACCGGCAGTGAACCCGCCAAACTCCCGGGCCTGGACGTGGATCAGGTGCAGATCGTGGACAGCACCGGCGCGCTGGTCATGCCTGACCCGGTGCCGGCGCGGATGCTGTGCGTGGGCGGCGGCGTGATCGGCTTCGAGTTCGCGCACGTGTACACCAACATGGGCAGCAAGGTGAAGGTCATTGAATTCCTGCCCACCATCATTCCCGGCGCGGACGCCGACGCCGTGAAGGAATTCCAGAAGGCCATGAAGAAGCAGGGCATCGAGATCGCCGTGCAGACCAAAGCCAACCGCGCAGAGAAAAAGGCCGACGGCATTCACGTGGAACTTGAGGACGTGAAGACCGGCACGAAAACCGTGGAGGTGTTTGACCGCGTGCTCGTGGCCGTGGGCCGCCGGCCCCGCACCGACGGCCTGAACGCCCAGGCGGCCGGCGTGGCTGTGACCGAACGGGGCTTCATTCCCGCGGACAAGCAGCAGCGCACGAACGTGCCGCACATCTACGCCATCGGCGACGTGGCGAGCAACCCCATGCTGGCGCACAAGGCCATGAAAGAAGGCCTGGTGGCCGCCGAGGTGATTGCCGGGAAACCGGCCGAGCAGGACGCCGTGGCGATTCCCGGCGTGGTGTACACCAGCCCCGAACTGGCCTGGGTGGGGCTGACGGAGCAGGAAGCCAAGGACAAAGGTTACGAGGTGAAGACCGGGAACTTCCCGTTCAGCGCCTCAGGCCGCGCCATGACGCTGCAGCAGACCGACGGGTTCGTGAAGATGGTCGTGGAGAAGGACACGGACCTGCTGCTCGGCGTGCACATTGTCGGGCCTCACGCCAGCGACCTGCTGGGCGAGGCGGGCCTGGCACTGGAAATGGCCGCCACCGCCAGCGACATCGCGCTGACCATCCACGCGCACCCCACCCTGGGCGAGAGCGTGCTGGAAGCCGCCGAGGCCGTGCACAAGCAGGCAATTCACATCATGAACCGCTGA